The stretch of DNA CTAGCCTCGAAGCTGGAGCGGGGGCTCCGCGCTGGATCTGATAGAGCGTCTCACGATCCCACACGTACTCGACATAGAGGGGTTCCGCGGGGCCTAAAGCATCGGCGGCTAAGTCGAGAAGGGCAGCCTCCACGGGGGAGCCCGCGGTCGGCATGTCAGTCTCAACCGGTAGACTTGGTGACACGTTGAAAATCTCTATCCACGGCCTGTATACCCCACGGCCGCAAAACACCAGAGAGTTACAAAGCTCCACCAGCTTCTCTCCGGCCCTTTCGAGCCTAACGGCCAGAAAGAACTCGCCAGAAAACCTTCCCTGCGAGATAGACGCAGACAGCCTTACAGACCCTATCCCGGGACCCATATCCACGTTAACGCCCGAGGAGAGGGTTTTCAGGAGCTTGGTTATACCGGGAGAACACCAACTGGGAGCCGCAGGCTGCGGTGTGTCCTGACCCATAGAAGCTAACCCAGAATGGGTTCCAGTGGAATTCTAGCACCCTTAAAGCAGCATCTAAATCGTTGGGAAGAGGAAACGGATTTTGCTCCCAGACGTGGAAAATCCCTTGAGATTGTGCCGGATTAGTTACCGATCCTTGGATCCTCTAGTCGATTATTGTTATGTTCTCCTCGGGGAACCCCAGCTCGACCAGTATCTTCTTAACCCTGTGTCTATGGTCGCCCTGAAGCTCTATACGCCCGTTCTTTGCTGTTCCTCCTGTGGCGAGCCTGCTCTTGAGAGTGGAAGCCAGTTTTTTCAGGTTGAACTCCTTCTCGTTAATTCCTTCTATGATGGTTACCTCCCTACCGAACCTTCTCTTCTCAAGCCTTATCTTTATTATCTGCTCTTCCACAGAAAGCTGCTCACAGATCTCCGGGGGCAGACCTCCACATAGTGACTCGTCCATCATGGCCTTGCTGACCCGCCTCCAATTGCGTTATATAGTGCTCACATAGAGGCTTAAAGCGTTTACTAGCACCTAGCAGCCTGGGAAAGCGGTTAGCGGCGGTATCCCGCGCCTTTTTAAGGCTTTAATAGGGCCTGGACTTCTAAAGCCTCATGGGGTTGTGTGCGGTGGCAGAGGATATCTGGGGTATCGAGGAAGAGCTTGTTGAGGAGGAGCCGCGTAAGGGGCAGGTTGTCTACGTTTGTATACGCTGCGGAGCCCAGTACACTATAGACGAGCTAATTCAGGCGGGGCTAGGCTATGTCTGCCAGAGATGCAGCAGCAGAATCTTCATAAAGCCACGGGGGTCCGGGGGAAGGGTTAAGCCTAAGAGAGTCTACGCAGTTTAACATCCTCGGGAAACTCTTAAACATTTAATAAACTTTGAGCCTGTCCTCCTTGCATGCTATCCATCCGAACAGTTTCCATACAAAGTTTGGCTCTCAGTACTTACCGATAATAACATCATTAATTTAAAGTTTCACCGGCAATCTAACGTAACTTGAGCAATCCAACCCCCTTGTAGAGCAAGGCCCTAGAGGTGTACGTGTGATGTCTTCTAGGAGGTCTCTAAGGAGAGGAGAGGCTACCTCCAGGTACCTTCTAGTTGGGGCCGCCATTGTCGTCGTCATTATATTGCTGGCTCTCGGCTACTACTTCTACTCGCAGGGAGCCGCCGAGACTACTACAGGCCCGCTCACAGGCGAGGCTGGCGAGGGAGCGGAGACAACGCCTGAAACCACCACCTCACCCGCCGCTACCGAAACCCCTGGGGAGGTAACTCTCATATGGGCGAGCACACAGCTAGTCCCGCCCACCGAGCAGCAGTTCGTCAAGGAGGAGCTGCTCCCCCCCTTCACTCAGGAGACTGGGATTAAGGTTGAGTTCATTGGCATGAGCTATGGCGACTTGAATGTTAGGCTTCAGAGCGAGATGGAGAGCGGGAAGGTTACGATAAGCCTGATAGCCGACCTCCACGGAGGCCTAGACCTCTACGCCAGCAAGGGCTGGCTGGAGGACCTCAGCAAGTTCGGGGCCCTTGAGGGCAGAGAGTTCCCGCAGGTTCTAGAGGACTATAGCAGGCTATACGGCATAAAGGCCTACGTCCCGTGGCTCACAGCCACGTACGTCTTTGTAGTCAATAAAGAGGCCTTCAAATACCTGCCTCCAGGCCTCAGCGAGGAGGACGTCATAACAGGCAGCGAGAAGTGGACTTACGACGCCCTGCTAGAGTGGGCTAAGAACATTGAGGCGGCCACAGGACAGAAGCCCCTAGGCTTCCCCGCAGGGCCTAAAGGGCTGTTCCACAGGTTCCTCCACGGCTACCTCTACCCAAGCTTCACCGGGGCCCAGGTTAAGAACTTCGACTCCCCCGAGGCCGTGCAGATGTGGAGTTACCTCAAAGAGCTGTGGAACTACGTGCACCCCCAGAGTACGGTATACGAGGCCATGGCAGCCCCACTCCTTAACGGTGAGGTCCTGATAGCCTGGGACCACACTGCAAGGATAAAGGACGCTATTGTCCAGAAGCCCGACGAGTTCGTGGTAGTCCCCGCCCCCGCAGGCCCCAAGGGCAGGGGCTATATCCTCGTCATAGTCGGCCTTGCCATCCCCAAGAACGCGCCCCACCAGGACGCCGCATGGAAGCTGATAGAGTACCTCACTAGGCCCGAGGTGCAGAGCCTCATACTAGAGAAGGTCGGCTTCTTCCCGGCTGTAAGCGGTGTCAGCGAGAAGCTGCCTGAAGGCCCACTCAAGGTCCTCGCGCAGGGAGTGGGCAACCAGCTGAACACGCCTGACTCGCTTGTGGCGTTGATACCGAGCCTTGGCGAGAAGGGAGGAGACTTCAGAAACACCTACCGTGAGGCGTTCAAAGCTATAGTCCTAGAAGGTAAAGACCCGCAGCAAGTGCTACCGGAGCTAAAGCAGTACCTGCTAAGCCTGTTCCAGGCGACCGGGGCTAGCCTACCTCCGCCGGACGAATAGCCTGCCACCATA from Aeropyrum pernix K1 encodes:
- a CDS encoding DUF1122 family protein; this translates as MGQDTPQPAAPSWCSPGITKLLKTLSSGVNVDMGPGIGSVRLSASISQGRFSGEFFLAVRLERAGEKLVELCNSLVFCGRGVYRPWIEIFNVSPSLPVETDMPTAGSPVEAALLDLAADALGPAEPLYVEYVWDRETLYQIQRGAPAPASRLGFELWKRGFRWFKTWYYPEGFMEGGEKLQAEKPLDREHESRLVAEARRDLENFILAWEGSGDELMERAVKRASAILGGPLP
- the yciH gene encoding stress response translation initiation inhibitor YciH — its product is MDESLCGGLPPEICEQLSVEEQIIKIRLEKRRFGREVTIIEGINEKEFNLKKLASTLKSRLATGGTAKNGRIELQGDHRHRVKKILVELGFPEENITIID
- a CDS encoding ABC transporter substrate-binding protein, with translation MSSRRSLRRGEATSRYLLVGAAIVVVIILLALGYYFYSQGAAETTTGPLTGEAGEGAETTPETTTSPAATETPGEVTLIWASTQLVPPTEQQFVKEELLPPFTQETGIKVEFIGMSYGDLNVRLQSEMESGKVTISLIADLHGGLDLYASKGWLEDLSKFGALEGREFPQVLEDYSRLYGIKAYVPWLTATYVFVVNKEAFKYLPPGLSEEDVITGSEKWTYDALLEWAKNIEAATGQKPLGFPAGPKGLFHRFLHGYLYPSFTGAQVKNFDSPEAVQMWSYLKELWNYVHPQSTVYEAMAAPLLNGEVLIAWDHTARIKDAIVQKPDEFVVVPAPAGPKGRGYILVIVGLAIPKNAPHQDAAWKLIEYLTRPEVQSLILEKVGFFPAVSGVSEKLPEGPLKVLAQGVGNQLNTPDSLVALIPSLGEKGGDFRNTYREAFKAIVLEGKDPQQVLPELKQYLLSLFQATGASLPPPDE